A single region of the Nomia melanderi isolate GNS246 chromosome 12, iyNomMela1, whole genome shotgun sequence genome encodes:
- the Su(z)12 gene encoding polycomb protein Su(z)12 isoform X1 has translation MPPKKREKELDGQKGPRMDQIQADHELFLQAFEKPTQIYRFLRTRNQISPIFLYRNLTYMRQRMSRSHKSRRGFKIDTMLEKLMSKNNQEQNPGVRGYMTLTFLGFYDKKAEAPQDPVKVETLLLKICHKKRKDVSSPIMQVSVGTSEVPINPSENQPPPKAPTISIPNESFSLNNGHVAKTYMLLLRVYCTSNTSCLMHNCDLDEPAQKRRKSSTGSIKTGGEEVKLYGSELIVYDKHNRCLLTDGDYELGLQEVQTNVRSSPKKHSSWESVPDIKECGPFEVFSKGPTLKFRLNWTTEPSNGLVDRPTPIHPLPSGDNKENRSGNTGLERSSTNNNNNNNTNNNNSNHNNNNTTLPTPSPLNSSRIATPNEKTDNSMGTQQIVYQFLYNNNSRQQTEACEDLHCPWCSLDCGKLYSLLKHLKLCHSRFTFTYVPIPQGARIDVAINECYDGSYAGSPHELISQPSNVAFSRTGPTRRTSVTNILVCRPKRTKPSLSEFLELDENEYESQRPYITGHNRLYHHTVTCLPIYPKEMDIDSEGENDPKWLQTKTMMMIDDFTDVNEGEKELMKMWNLHVMKYGYVGDCQIPLACQMFLETKGKELLMKNLYRNFVLHMCSLFDFGLISPVILYQMIQKLQEIMKEGGENSDIRKVLQKSHEAQVDKWISSGCHASSDTNKQSITSTKVNFNNDGGSSNARRKTSLPLGSPNSQNVKTTVSIHNSVSKHASMITTSSNKAVNHSNSIQNSVNKNTGTFTSVQGSANKTASTVCVTSTVNSKTSSTISMSNGMSNQNETAQRQNSDIPTRRKSTNSITQVLENATPLRRKSMASESATTEYHRRKLVLDTIPNASSTHQKPPQNGNSY, from the exons ATGCCGCCGAAAAAGCGGGAGAAAGAATTGGATGGACAGAAGGGCCCCCGGATGGATCAGATACAAGCAGATCATGAGCTATTCCTACAGGCCTTCGAAA aaCCAACCCAGATTTATCGATTCCTACGCACAAGAAACCAAATCTCT CCAATATTTCTGTACAGAAATTTAACTTACATGAGGCAACGTATGTCTAGAAGTCATAAATCTCGACGGGGGTTTAAAATTGATACAATGTTGGAAAAATTAATGTCCAAGAACAATCAAGAACAAAATCCAGGAGTCCGTGGATATATGACCCTTACTTTTCTAGGTTTTTATGATAAAAaag CTGAAGCACCTCAAGATCCTGTAAAAGTAGAAAcactattattgaaaatttgtcaTAAGAAACGAAAAGATGTGAGTTCACCAATTATGCAG GTTTCTGTTGGTACAAGTGAAGTTCCAATAAATCCTTCTGAAAATCAACCACCGCCAAAAGCACCTACTATATCTATACCTAATGAATCTTTCAGCTTAAATAATGGCCATGTAGCAAAAACGTACATGCTTTTACTTAGAGTTTATTGTACATCCAATACCAGCTGCCTTATGCATAACTGTGATTTAGATG AACCAGCCCAAAAGCGTCGTAAATCCTCCACTGGTTCAATTAAAACTGGAGGAGAAGAAGTAAAATTGTACGGTTCTGAACTCATAGTGTATGATAAACATAATCGATGTTTATTGACAGATGGTGATTATGAATTAGGTTTACAAGAAGTACAAACCAATGTTCGATCTAGCCCAAAGAAGCACAGCTCTTGGGAGTCTGTACCTGACATCAAGGAATGTGGTCCTTTTGAAGTGTTTAGCAAAGGACCAACATTAAAATTTAGACTTAATTGGACAACTGAGCCAAGCAATGGCTTGGTAGATAGGCCAACTCCAATACATCCACTACCAAGTGGCGATAACAAGGAGAACAGATCAGGAAATA CTGGTTTAGAACGTTCTTCCacaaataacaacaacaataataatactaataacaataatagtaatcacaataataacaataccaCACTGCCAACACCTAGTCCTCTTAATTCTTCAAGAATTGCAACACCTAATGAAAAAACAGATAATTCAATGGGTACACAACAAATAGTTTATCAAtttctgtataataataatagtcgtCAACAAACTGAAGCTTGCGAAGATTTACACTGTCCATGGTGCTCTTTAGACTGCGGGAAGCTTTATTCTCTCTTAAAGCATTTAAAATTGTGTCACTCGCGATTTACTTTCACATACGTG CCGATTCCACAAGGTGCTCGTATAGATGTAGCAATAAACGAATGCTATGATGGCTCGTATGCAGGTAGCCCTCATGAATTGATTTCTCAACCTTCTAACGTAGCTTTCTCAAGAACAGGACCGACAAGACGCACAAGTGTCACAAATATTTTAGTATGTCGTCCAAAAAGAACAAAACCAAGTCTTTCGGAATTTTTAGAGCTCGatgaaaatgaatatgaaaGCCAAAGACCTTATATTACAGGACACAATAG ATTATATCATCATACTGTTACGTGTTTGCCCATATATCCAAAGGAAATGGATATTGACTCGGAAGGAGAAAATGATCCAAAATGGTTACAAACAAAAACAATGATGATGATTGATGACTTCACAGATGTAAATGAAGGAGAGAAAGAACTCATGAAAATGTGGAATTTACATGTGATGAAATACGGTTATGTAGGAGACTGCCAAATACCACTAGCTTGCCAAATGTTTTTAGAAACTAAAGGGAAGGAATTGctcatgaaaaatttatatcgTAATTTCGTTTTACACATGTGCAGTTTGTTTGATTTCGGATTGATTAGCCCTGTGATTTTATATCAAATGattcaaaaattgcaagagattATGAAAGAAGGGGGCGAGAACAGTGATATCCGAAAAGTATTGCAAAAATCGCATGAAGCTCAAGTTGATAAGTGGATTAGTTCTGGTTGTCATGCCTCTTCGGATACTAATAAACAGAGTATTACAAGTACTAAAGTAAACTTTAATAATGACGGAGGAAGTTCTAATGCGAGGCGAAAAACATCTTTACCGCTTGGTTCGCCAAATTCGCAAAATGTTAAAACAACGGTGTCTATTCATAACAGTGTTAGTAAACATGCTAGCATGATAACTACATCATCGAACAAGGCTGTAAATCATAgtaattcaattcaaaattcTGTTAACAAAAATACTGGAACGTTTACTTCTGTACAAGGCAGCGCGAATAAAACTGCTTCTACAGTGTGTGTAACGAGTACTGTTAACAGTAAAACATCTTCAACCATTTCAATGTCCAATGGAATGTCTAATCAAAATGAAACGGCGCAAAGACAAAACAGTGATATACCTACACGGCGTAAGAGTACAAATTCGATAACCCAAGTTTTAGAAAATGCAACGCCTTTGCGCCGAAAATCGATGGCCAGTGAAAGTGCAACTACTGAATATCATAGACGAAAATTAGTTTTGGATACAATACCGAACGCCAGTAGTACTCATCAAAAACCACCCCAAAATGGAAATAGTTATTAG
- the Su(z)12 gene encoding polycomb protein Su(z)12 isoform X2, which produces MQFCYIFKNQPRFIDSYAQETKSLNLTYMRQRMSRSHKSRRGFKIDTMLEKLMSKNNQEQNPGVRGYMTLTFLGFYDKKAEAPQDPVKVETLLLKICHKKRKDVSSPIMQVSVGTSEVPINPSENQPPPKAPTISIPNESFSLNNGHVAKTYMLLLRVYCTSNTSCLMHNCDLDEPAQKRRKSSTGSIKTGGEEVKLYGSELIVYDKHNRCLLTDGDYELGLQEVQTNVRSSPKKHSSWESVPDIKECGPFEVFSKGPTLKFRLNWTTEPSNGLVDRPTPIHPLPSGDNKENRSGNTGLERSSTNNNNNNNTNNNNSNHNNNNTTLPTPSPLNSSRIATPNEKTDNSMGTQQIVYQFLYNNNSRQQTEACEDLHCPWCSLDCGKLYSLLKHLKLCHSRFTFTYVPIPQGARIDVAINECYDGSYAGSPHELISQPSNVAFSRTGPTRRTSVTNILVCRPKRTKPSLSEFLELDENEYESQRPYITGHNRLYHHTVTCLPIYPKEMDIDSEGENDPKWLQTKTMMMIDDFTDVNEGEKELMKMWNLHVMKYGYVGDCQIPLACQMFLETKGKELLMKNLYRNFVLHMCSLFDFGLISPVILYQMIQKLQEIMKEGGENSDIRKVLQKSHEAQVDKWISSGCHASSDTNKQSITSTKVNFNNDGGSSNARRKTSLPLGSPNSQNVKTTVSIHNSVSKHASMITTSSNKAVNHSNSIQNSVNKNTGTFTSVQGSANKTASTVCVTSTVNSKTSSTISMSNGMSNQNETAQRQNSDIPTRRKSTNSITQVLENATPLRRKSMASESATTEYHRRKLVLDTIPNASSTHQKPPQNGNSY; this is translated from the exons ATGCAATTTTgctatattttcaaa aaCCAACCCAGATTTATCGATTCCTACGCACAAGAAACCAAATCTCT AAATTTAACTTACATGAGGCAACGTATGTCTAGAAGTCATAAATCTCGACGGGGGTTTAAAATTGATACAATGTTGGAAAAATTAATGTCCAAGAACAATCAAGAACAAAATCCAGGAGTCCGTGGATATATGACCCTTACTTTTCTAGGTTTTTATGATAAAAaag CTGAAGCACCTCAAGATCCTGTAAAAGTAGAAAcactattattgaaaatttgtcaTAAGAAACGAAAAGATGTGAGTTCACCAATTATGCAG GTTTCTGTTGGTACAAGTGAAGTTCCAATAAATCCTTCTGAAAATCAACCACCGCCAAAAGCACCTACTATATCTATACCTAATGAATCTTTCAGCTTAAATAATGGCCATGTAGCAAAAACGTACATGCTTTTACTTAGAGTTTATTGTACATCCAATACCAGCTGCCTTATGCATAACTGTGATTTAGATG AACCAGCCCAAAAGCGTCGTAAATCCTCCACTGGTTCAATTAAAACTGGAGGAGAAGAAGTAAAATTGTACGGTTCTGAACTCATAGTGTATGATAAACATAATCGATGTTTATTGACAGATGGTGATTATGAATTAGGTTTACAAGAAGTACAAACCAATGTTCGATCTAGCCCAAAGAAGCACAGCTCTTGGGAGTCTGTACCTGACATCAAGGAATGTGGTCCTTTTGAAGTGTTTAGCAAAGGACCAACATTAAAATTTAGACTTAATTGGACAACTGAGCCAAGCAATGGCTTGGTAGATAGGCCAACTCCAATACATCCACTACCAAGTGGCGATAACAAGGAGAACAGATCAGGAAATA CTGGTTTAGAACGTTCTTCCacaaataacaacaacaataataatactaataacaataatagtaatcacaataataacaataccaCACTGCCAACACCTAGTCCTCTTAATTCTTCAAGAATTGCAACACCTAATGAAAAAACAGATAATTCAATGGGTACACAACAAATAGTTTATCAAtttctgtataataataatagtcgtCAACAAACTGAAGCTTGCGAAGATTTACACTGTCCATGGTGCTCTTTAGACTGCGGGAAGCTTTATTCTCTCTTAAAGCATTTAAAATTGTGTCACTCGCGATTTACTTTCACATACGTG CCGATTCCACAAGGTGCTCGTATAGATGTAGCAATAAACGAATGCTATGATGGCTCGTATGCAGGTAGCCCTCATGAATTGATTTCTCAACCTTCTAACGTAGCTTTCTCAAGAACAGGACCGACAAGACGCACAAGTGTCACAAATATTTTAGTATGTCGTCCAAAAAGAACAAAACCAAGTCTTTCGGAATTTTTAGAGCTCGatgaaaatgaatatgaaaGCCAAAGACCTTATATTACAGGACACAATAG ATTATATCATCATACTGTTACGTGTTTGCCCATATATCCAAAGGAAATGGATATTGACTCGGAAGGAGAAAATGATCCAAAATGGTTACAAACAAAAACAATGATGATGATTGATGACTTCACAGATGTAAATGAAGGAGAGAAAGAACTCATGAAAATGTGGAATTTACATGTGATGAAATACGGTTATGTAGGAGACTGCCAAATACCACTAGCTTGCCAAATGTTTTTAGAAACTAAAGGGAAGGAATTGctcatgaaaaatttatatcgTAATTTCGTTTTACACATGTGCAGTTTGTTTGATTTCGGATTGATTAGCCCTGTGATTTTATATCAAATGattcaaaaattgcaagagattATGAAAGAAGGGGGCGAGAACAGTGATATCCGAAAAGTATTGCAAAAATCGCATGAAGCTCAAGTTGATAAGTGGATTAGTTCTGGTTGTCATGCCTCTTCGGATACTAATAAACAGAGTATTACAAGTACTAAAGTAAACTTTAATAATGACGGAGGAAGTTCTAATGCGAGGCGAAAAACATCTTTACCGCTTGGTTCGCCAAATTCGCAAAATGTTAAAACAACGGTGTCTATTCATAACAGTGTTAGTAAACATGCTAGCATGATAACTACATCATCGAACAAGGCTGTAAATCATAgtaattcaattcaaaattcTGTTAACAAAAATACTGGAACGTTTACTTCTGTACAAGGCAGCGCGAATAAAACTGCTTCTACAGTGTGTGTAACGAGTACTGTTAACAGTAAAACATCTTCAACCATTTCAATGTCCAATGGAATGTCTAATCAAAATGAAACGGCGCAAAGACAAAACAGTGATATACCTACACGGCGTAAGAGTACAAATTCGATAACCCAAGTTTTAGAAAATGCAACGCCTTTGCGCCGAAAATCGATGGCCAGTGAAAGTGCAACTACTGAATATCATAGACGAAAATTAGTTTTGGATACAATACCGAACGCCAGTAGTACTCATCAAAAACCACCCCAAAATGGAAATAGTTATTAG
- the Su(z)12 gene encoding polycomb protein Su(z)12 isoform X3, whose product MYVYNFSYLFLIFNMPIFLYRNLTYMRQRMSRSHKSRRGFKIDTMLEKLMSKNNQEQNPGVRGYMTLTFLGFYDKKAEAPQDPVKVETLLLKICHKKRKDVSSPIMQVSVGTSEVPINPSENQPPPKAPTISIPNESFSLNNGHVAKTYMLLLRVYCTSNTSCLMHNCDLDEPAQKRRKSSTGSIKTGGEEVKLYGSELIVYDKHNRCLLTDGDYELGLQEVQTNVRSSPKKHSSWESVPDIKECGPFEVFSKGPTLKFRLNWTTEPSNGLVDRPTPIHPLPSGDNKENRSGNTGLERSSTNNNNNNNTNNNNSNHNNNNTTLPTPSPLNSSRIATPNEKTDNSMGTQQIVYQFLYNNNSRQQTEACEDLHCPWCSLDCGKLYSLLKHLKLCHSRFTFTYVPIPQGARIDVAINECYDGSYAGSPHELISQPSNVAFSRTGPTRRTSVTNILVCRPKRTKPSLSEFLELDENEYESQRPYITGHNRLYHHTVTCLPIYPKEMDIDSEGENDPKWLQTKTMMMIDDFTDVNEGEKELMKMWNLHVMKYGYVGDCQIPLACQMFLETKGKELLMKNLYRNFVLHMCSLFDFGLISPVILYQMIQKLQEIMKEGGENSDIRKVLQKSHEAQVDKWISSGCHASSDTNKQSITSTKVNFNNDGGSSNARRKTSLPLGSPNSQNVKTTVSIHNSVSKHASMITTSSNKAVNHSNSIQNSVNKNTGTFTSVQGSANKTASTVCVTSTVNSKTSSTISMSNGMSNQNETAQRQNSDIPTRRKSTNSITQVLENATPLRRKSMASESATTEYHRRKLVLDTIPNASSTHQKPPQNGNSY is encoded by the exons ATGTATGTTTACAACttctcatatttatttttaatatttaacatg CCAATATTTCTGTACAGAAATTTAACTTACATGAGGCAACGTATGTCTAGAAGTCATAAATCTCGACGGGGGTTTAAAATTGATACAATGTTGGAAAAATTAATGTCCAAGAACAATCAAGAACAAAATCCAGGAGTCCGTGGATATATGACCCTTACTTTTCTAGGTTTTTATGATAAAAaag CTGAAGCACCTCAAGATCCTGTAAAAGTAGAAAcactattattgaaaatttgtcaTAAGAAACGAAAAGATGTGAGTTCACCAATTATGCAG GTTTCTGTTGGTACAAGTGAAGTTCCAATAAATCCTTCTGAAAATCAACCACCGCCAAAAGCACCTACTATATCTATACCTAATGAATCTTTCAGCTTAAATAATGGCCATGTAGCAAAAACGTACATGCTTTTACTTAGAGTTTATTGTACATCCAATACCAGCTGCCTTATGCATAACTGTGATTTAGATG AACCAGCCCAAAAGCGTCGTAAATCCTCCACTGGTTCAATTAAAACTGGAGGAGAAGAAGTAAAATTGTACGGTTCTGAACTCATAGTGTATGATAAACATAATCGATGTTTATTGACAGATGGTGATTATGAATTAGGTTTACAAGAAGTACAAACCAATGTTCGATCTAGCCCAAAGAAGCACAGCTCTTGGGAGTCTGTACCTGACATCAAGGAATGTGGTCCTTTTGAAGTGTTTAGCAAAGGACCAACATTAAAATTTAGACTTAATTGGACAACTGAGCCAAGCAATGGCTTGGTAGATAGGCCAACTCCAATACATCCACTACCAAGTGGCGATAACAAGGAGAACAGATCAGGAAATA CTGGTTTAGAACGTTCTTCCacaaataacaacaacaataataatactaataacaataatagtaatcacaataataacaataccaCACTGCCAACACCTAGTCCTCTTAATTCTTCAAGAATTGCAACACCTAATGAAAAAACAGATAATTCAATGGGTACACAACAAATAGTTTATCAAtttctgtataataataatagtcgtCAACAAACTGAAGCTTGCGAAGATTTACACTGTCCATGGTGCTCTTTAGACTGCGGGAAGCTTTATTCTCTCTTAAAGCATTTAAAATTGTGTCACTCGCGATTTACTTTCACATACGTG CCGATTCCACAAGGTGCTCGTATAGATGTAGCAATAAACGAATGCTATGATGGCTCGTATGCAGGTAGCCCTCATGAATTGATTTCTCAACCTTCTAACGTAGCTTTCTCAAGAACAGGACCGACAAGACGCACAAGTGTCACAAATATTTTAGTATGTCGTCCAAAAAGAACAAAACCAAGTCTTTCGGAATTTTTAGAGCTCGatgaaaatgaatatgaaaGCCAAAGACCTTATATTACAGGACACAATAG ATTATATCATCATACTGTTACGTGTTTGCCCATATATCCAAAGGAAATGGATATTGACTCGGAAGGAGAAAATGATCCAAAATGGTTACAAACAAAAACAATGATGATGATTGATGACTTCACAGATGTAAATGAAGGAGAGAAAGAACTCATGAAAATGTGGAATTTACATGTGATGAAATACGGTTATGTAGGAGACTGCCAAATACCACTAGCTTGCCAAATGTTTTTAGAAACTAAAGGGAAGGAATTGctcatgaaaaatttatatcgTAATTTCGTTTTACACATGTGCAGTTTGTTTGATTTCGGATTGATTAGCCCTGTGATTTTATATCAAATGattcaaaaattgcaagagattATGAAAGAAGGGGGCGAGAACAGTGATATCCGAAAAGTATTGCAAAAATCGCATGAAGCTCAAGTTGATAAGTGGATTAGTTCTGGTTGTCATGCCTCTTCGGATACTAATAAACAGAGTATTACAAGTACTAAAGTAAACTTTAATAATGACGGAGGAAGTTCTAATGCGAGGCGAAAAACATCTTTACCGCTTGGTTCGCCAAATTCGCAAAATGTTAAAACAACGGTGTCTATTCATAACAGTGTTAGTAAACATGCTAGCATGATAACTACATCATCGAACAAGGCTGTAAATCATAgtaattcaattcaaaattcTGTTAACAAAAATACTGGAACGTTTACTTCTGTACAAGGCAGCGCGAATAAAACTGCTTCTACAGTGTGTGTAACGAGTACTGTTAACAGTAAAACATCTTCAACCATTTCAATGTCCAATGGAATGTCTAATCAAAATGAAACGGCGCAAAGACAAAACAGTGATATACCTACACGGCGTAAGAGTACAAATTCGATAACCCAAGTTTTAGAAAATGCAACGCCTTTGCGCCGAAAATCGATGGCCAGTGAAAGTGCAACTACTGAATATCATAGACGAAAATTAGTTTTGGATACAATACCGAACGCCAGTAGTACTCATCAAAAACCACCCCAAAATGGAAATAGTTATTAG
- the Su(z)12 gene encoding polycomb protein Su(z)12 isoform X4: protein MRQRMSRSHKSRRGFKIDTMLEKLMSKNNQEQNPGVRGYMTLTFLGFYDKKAEAPQDPVKVETLLLKICHKKRKDVSSPIMQVSVGTSEVPINPSENQPPPKAPTISIPNESFSLNNGHVAKTYMLLLRVYCTSNTSCLMHNCDLDEPAQKRRKSSTGSIKTGGEEVKLYGSELIVYDKHNRCLLTDGDYELGLQEVQTNVRSSPKKHSSWESVPDIKECGPFEVFSKGPTLKFRLNWTTEPSNGLVDRPTPIHPLPSGDNKENRSGNTGLERSSTNNNNNNNTNNNNSNHNNNNTTLPTPSPLNSSRIATPNEKTDNSMGTQQIVYQFLYNNNSRQQTEACEDLHCPWCSLDCGKLYSLLKHLKLCHSRFTFTYVPIPQGARIDVAINECYDGSYAGSPHELISQPSNVAFSRTGPTRRTSVTNILVCRPKRTKPSLSEFLELDENEYESQRPYITGHNRLYHHTVTCLPIYPKEMDIDSEGENDPKWLQTKTMMMIDDFTDVNEGEKELMKMWNLHVMKYGYVGDCQIPLACQMFLETKGKELLMKNLYRNFVLHMCSLFDFGLISPVILYQMIQKLQEIMKEGGENSDIRKVLQKSHEAQVDKWISSGCHASSDTNKQSITSTKVNFNNDGGSSNARRKTSLPLGSPNSQNVKTTVSIHNSVSKHASMITTSSNKAVNHSNSIQNSVNKNTGTFTSVQGSANKTASTVCVTSTVNSKTSSTISMSNGMSNQNETAQRQNSDIPTRRKSTNSITQVLENATPLRRKSMASESATTEYHRRKLVLDTIPNASSTHQKPPQNGNSY, encoded by the exons ATGAGGCAACGTATGTCTAGAAGTCATAAATCTCGACGGGGGTTTAAAATTGATACAATGTTGGAAAAATTAATGTCCAAGAACAATCAAGAACAAAATCCAGGAGTCCGTGGATATATGACCCTTACTTTTCTAGGTTTTTATGATAAAAaag CTGAAGCACCTCAAGATCCTGTAAAAGTAGAAAcactattattgaaaatttgtcaTAAGAAACGAAAAGATGTGAGTTCACCAATTATGCAG GTTTCTGTTGGTACAAGTGAAGTTCCAATAAATCCTTCTGAAAATCAACCACCGCCAAAAGCACCTACTATATCTATACCTAATGAATCTTTCAGCTTAAATAATGGCCATGTAGCAAAAACGTACATGCTTTTACTTAGAGTTTATTGTACATCCAATACCAGCTGCCTTATGCATAACTGTGATTTAGATG AACCAGCCCAAAAGCGTCGTAAATCCTCCACTGGTTCAATTAAAACTGGAGGAGAAGAAGTAAAATTGTACGGTTCTGAACTCATAGTGTATGATAAACATAATCGATGTTTATTGACAGATGGTGATTATGAATTAGGTTTACAAGAAGTACAAACCAATGTTCGATCTAGCCCAAAGAAGCACAGCTCTTGGGAGTCTGTACCTGACATCAAGGAATGTGGTCCTTTTGAAGTGTTTAGCAAAGGACCAACATTAAAATTTAGACTTAATTGGACAACTGAGCCAAGCAATGGCTTGGTAGATAGGCCAACTCCAATACATCCACTACCAAGTGGCGATAACAAGGAGAACAGATCAGGAAATA CTGGTTTAGAACGTTCTTCCacaaataacaacaacaataataatactaataacaataatagtaatcacaataataacaataccaCACTGCCAACACCTAGTCCTCTTAATTCTTCAAGAATTGCAACACCTAATGAAAAAACAGATAATTCAATGGGTACACAACAAATAGTTTATCAAtttctgtataataataatagtcgtCAACAAACTGAAGCTTGCGAAGATTTACACTGTCCATGGTGCTCTTTAGACTGCGGGAAGCTTTATTCTCTCTTAAAGCATTTAAAATTGTGTCACTCGCGATTTACTTTCACATACGTG CCGATTCCACAAGGTGCTCGTATAGATGTAGCAATAAACGAATGCTATGATGGCTCGTATGCAGGTAGCCCTCATGAATTGATTTCTCAACCTTCTAACGTAGCTTTCTCAAGAACAGGACCGACAAGACGCACAAGTGTCACAAATATTTTAGTATGTCGTCCAAAAAGAACAAAACCAAGTCTTTCGGAATTTTTAGAGCTCGatgaaaatgaatatgaaaGCCAAAGACCTTATATTACAGGACACAATAG ATTATATCATCATACTGTTACGTGTTTGCCCATATATCCAAAGGAAATGGATATTGACTCGGAAGGAGAAAATGATCCAAAATGGTTACAAACAAAAACAATGATGATGATTGATGACTTCACAGATGTAAATGAAGGAGAGAAAGAACTCATGAAAATGTGGAATTTACATGTGATGAAATACGGTTATGTAGGAGACTGCCAAATACCACTAGCTTGCCAAATGTTTTTAGAAACTAAAGGGAAGGAATTGctcatgaaaaatttatatcgTAATTTCGTTTTACACATGTGCAGTTTGTTTGATTTCGGATTGATTAGCCCTGTGATTTTATATCAAATGattcaaaaattgcaagagattATGAAAGAAGGGGGCGAGAACAGTGATATCCGAAAAGTATTGCAAAAATCGCATGAAGCTCAAGTTGATAAGTGGATTAGTTCTGGTTGTCATGCCTCTTCGGATACTAATAAACAGAGTATTACAAGTACTAAAGTAAACTTTAATAATGACGGAGGAAGTTCTAATGCGAGGCGAAAAACATCTTTACCGCTTGGTTCGCCAAATTCGCAAAATGTTAAAACAACGGTGTCTATTCATAACAGTGTTAGTAAACATGCTAGCATGATAACTACATCATCGAACAAGGCTGTAAATCATAgtaattcaattcaaaattcTGTTAACAAAAATACTGGAACGTTTACTTCTGTACAAGGCAGCGCGAATAAAACTGCTTCTACAGTGTGTGTAACGAGTACTGTTAACAGTAAAACATCTTCAACCATTTCAATGTCCAATGGAATGTCTAATCAAAATGAAACGGCGCAAAGACAAAACAGTGATATACCTACACGGCGTAAGAGTACAAATTCGATAACCCAAGTTTTAGAAAATGCAACGCCTTTGCGCCGAAAATCGATGGCCAGTGAAAGTGCAACTACTGAATATCATAGACGAAAATTAGTTTTGGATACAATACCGAACGCCAGTAGTACTCATCAAAAACCACCCCAAAATGGAAATAGTTATTAG